A genomic segment from Lutzomyia longipalpis isolate SR_M1_2022 chromosome 3, ASM2433408v1 encodes:
- the LOC129793099 gene encoding probable cytochrome P450 28d1, with translation MLLEIAIFVVILLILLVIWRWNYSFWDRLEISGPKPSLLFGNFPNYLQRNFIYDLDDIYKQYRGCPFVGIYAVRKPKVFITDPEFSKKVLTTNFRNFRNNEECDMVDEKSDPIVALNPFWMRDDEWKRIRQEITPAFSNNRVKAQYPILEATCHKMTNYLKRRVKSQGSNVKVEEISRRLTNENLMNCIFGLESHAFDEDKRSSLQMFKDYVFEFAGIDSFFAKIFIWPLFKDFYKYNLLKPRIKSFFVDMLKHGIAFRTKNPGSREDFLAFLMQMHEKKGTSVDGMVAHALTFILDGFETSGIMMDTVLYEMAKHPRVQEKLRKVIEEEITSSGGSLSYETLCDLPYLDQVVNETIRLHPPLLFLMKQCNESVEVPFNDGKETKIIPKGVSALISTYSLGRDPILYENPNDFYPERFDDGAVKDYKDKGVFLPFGDGPRICIGMRFALAQIKTAIVEIVRNFKFTLSSEMKEPLMLGRSFFGVTEQSIEVNFVPLTEE, from the exons atgtTACTCGAGATTGCAATATTTGTGGTGATTTTGTTAATCCTTTTAGTGATTTGGCGATGGAATTACTCCTTTTGGGATCGCTTAGAGATTTCGGGGCCCAAACCTTCTCTTCTATttggaaatttcccaaattatttgcaaagaaaCTTCATCTACGACTTGGATGATATCTACAA acaATACCgcggatgtccttttgtgggAATTTATGCCGTGAGAAAGCCCAAAGTCTTCATAACAGATcctgaattttccaagaaagtTCTCACGAcgaattttcgaaattttcgcAACAATGAAGAATGCGACATGGTTGATGAGAAATCTGACCCAATTGTGGCGCTCAATCCCTTCTGGATGCGCGACGATGAGTGGAAGAGGATCAGGCAGGAGATTACACCAGCTTTCAGCAATAATCGCGTCAAAGCACAATATCCCATCTTGGAAGCTACCTGCCACAAGATGACAAATTACCTGAAACGTCGTGTGAAATCTCAAGGATCTAATGTTAAGGTGGAAGAG ATTTCCCGGCGGTTAACTAACGAAAATCTAATGAATTGCATTTTTGGCCTGGAATCCCATGCTTTCGACGAGGACAAGAGGAGCTCACTGCAAATGTTCAAGGACTACGTCTTTGAATTCGCAGGGATTGATTCGTTCTTCGCAAAGATATTTATTTGGCCactttttaaggatttctacAAATACAATCTCCTAAAGCCACGGATTAAGAGCTTCTTTGTGGATATGCTGAAGCATGGAATTGCCTTTAGGACTAAAAATCCAGGAAGTCGCGAGGATTTTCTGGCATTTCTTATGCAAATGCACGAGAAGAAGGGCACTTCGGTTGATGGAATGGTGGCTCATGCACTCACATTCATCCTTGATGGATTTGAAACTTCAGGCATTATGATGGATACGGTTCTGTACGAAATGGCCAAACATCCACGTGTTCAGGAGAAATTGAGGAAAGTcattgaggaagaaattaCCAGCTCGGGTGGGAGTTTGTCGTATGAAACCCTTTGTGATTTGCCTTATCTAGATCAAGTGGTTAATG AAACAATAAGGCTCCACCCACCACTACTCTTTCTCATGAAGCAATGCAATGAATCCGTGGAGGTGCCCTTCAATGATGGCAAAGAAACCAAAATTATCCCCAAAGGAGTCAGCGCCTTGATATCAACCTACTCCCTCGGACGTGACCCAATTCTCTATGAAAACCCCAATGATTTCTACCCTGAGAGATTTGACGATGGCGCAGTTAAGGATTACAAGGATAAGGGAGTTTTTCTTCCATTCGGTGATGGGCCACGGATTTGCATTG GTATGAGATTTGCTTTGGCACAAATCAAAACTGCCATCGTGGAGATTGtgaggaattttaaatttactcTCAGTTCCGAAATGAAGGAGCCACTGATGCTAGGAAGGTCCTTTTTCGGTGTTACAGAACAAAGTATTGAAGTGAATTTTGTTCCTCTGACAGAGGAATAG